One Megalopta genalis isolate 19385.01 chromosome 5, iyMegGena1_principal, whole genome shotgun sequence DNA window includes the following coding sequences:
- the LOC117224017 gene encoding uncharacterized protein LOC117224017: MFYLQITILCMAVVHVICDLPPGTRRNTYLPPEPTKGYNYDTPGIPFPKPTTTRRPFSTTTPYPTRPFNSPKPTTKFPSTRPTPGTGYPPSGSRPTPEFPEYGTPTGPTPGGHDHHHHEPGMPFDFNYAVKEDAFGNDYSHNAISDGDIVRGEYRVQLPDGRMQIVRYTADWKHGFSAQVSYDGNPRFDVPRPTGTFAGY, from the exons ATCACAATACTCTGCATGGCGGTGGTCCACGTGATCTGCGATCTACCACCGGGAACCAGACGCAACACATACTTGCCACCTGAGCCAACGAAAGGATACAATTACGACACGCCAGGGATACCATTCCCAAAACCGACCACCACGAGACGACCGTTTTCGACGACGACGCCTTATCCAACCAGACCTTTTAATAGTCCCAAACCGACCACGAAGTTCCCGTCAACGAGACCAACCCCTGGCACAGGGTACCCACCTTCGGGCTCAAGACCCACACCGGAATTCCCTGAATATGGTACACCGACTGGCCCCACTCCTGGTGGT CATGACCACCACCACCATGAGCCAGGCATGCCGTTCGACTTTAACTATGCGGTGAAGGAGGACGCGTTCGGTAACGACTACTCCCACAACGCCATCAGTGATGGGGACATTGTTCGTGGAGAGTACAGAGTTCAACTTCCGGATGGAAGAATGCAGATCGTCCGGTACACGGCCGATTGGAAGCACGGGTTCAGCGCGCAGGTTTCCTACGACGGGAACCCCCGTTTTGACGTTCCTCGGCCGACCGGCACCTTCGCGGGATATTAA
- the LOC117224025 gene encoding BBSome complex member BBS7, whose protein sequence is MTLPLSRIDYAAVGVTSRGTTKIFPPSDNRQTQKFAVGDHDGVLHIYSIKKGELQVAFKSLPGPKISKLVLGGTGHDKIYIAHENTVKGYTKKGKLFLDFDTNLIDPISAMYVLGPDLAACARDLYHRYHDCKDADSYLAGETLYDVLLLQAEGATVYALLACGDCAVRVLHGTKIPAVLRLPSIPTVLSLYREGEFESKDRVLLGTMDGRVGLLILQGNKTLRITWLLNVTGSEVTALDTYELQDGLDILIGRQDGTVDVYTFPDEESLPSLRYRYNASESISSVGGGIIGAAGCPEVLVTTYSGRIFGLTTRSPGLLEVDQNEGIVKLKAEIQQLQDKLNEEKEAANFTVDPLAPLILSVNHRMVLNKEDASYSLSIELDTPIDNILVQSDTPIELLDVESNSAVVSLSACNPKDGNFVLATYRCQVNINHLEMRIRTIEGQSGTLQIYVTSQVQPKCCRKISIPICALSLHSRQFEDESPLSPTGPFNELKLIGSFTVAEMHAWLSLTLPNVSERPHLQDGEATLTYISSFVGSTLKCTYKKGNAIFFGENISSIIILRDILTREATKRKIKLDVFCGIAEGSISRVLELILPRLNIAYELTTKVKILNALEEWELKENPKENLSSEYQELLQKETEIKSQMAKDNEILGRLHGVITDLYVDWERAKRSRRINSKDAAEKLSAALETREMAQLLQVFIDTSNTVPAPSSATSIT, encoded by the exons ATGACTCTGCCACTGTCAAGAATTGATTATGCAGCTGTTGGTGTCACATCCAGAGGCACGACGAAGATCTTCCCTCCATCAGACAACAGGCAGACTCAAAAGTTTGCTGTCGGTGACCATGATGGAgtgttacatatatata GCATAAAGAAAGGAGAACTGCAGGTGGCGTTTAAATCTCTACCAGGTCCAAAGATTAGCAAATTGGTCCTGGGAGGCACAGGGCATGACAAGATTTATATTGCCCATGAAAACACTGTGAAAGGATATACAAAAAAAGGAAAGCTGTTTTTAGATTTTGATACAAATCTCATAGATCCTATTTCAGCAAT GTACGTGCTCGGACCAGATCTTGCTGCATGTGCCAGAGATCTTTATCACAGGTACCATGATTGCAAGGATGCTGACTCTTACCTAGCAGGTGAAACCTTATATGATGTGCTGCTACTACAAGCTGAAGGTGCGACAGTTTATGCTCTTCTTGCTTGCGGAGATTGTGCA GTACGTGTTCTTCATGGTACAAAGATTCCAGCAGTTCTTAGACTACCAAGCATACCCACAGTGCTGTCTTTATATAG AGAAGGTGAGTTTGAATCCAAAGATCGAGTTCTACTTGGAACCATGGATGGCAGAGTGGGATTACTCATTCTTCAGGGTAATAAAACATTGAGGATCACTTGGCTACTAAACGTGACTGGCTCTGAAGTCACTGCTTTAGATACGTACGAATTGCAAGATGGTTTGGATATATTGATCGGTAGGCAGGATGGTACTGTCGATGTGTATACTTTTCCTGATGAGGAGTCATTACCATCCCTTCGGTACCGTTAC AATGCCAGTGAAAGTATCAGTTCGGTGGGAGGTGGAATAATTGGAGCTGCAGGATGTCCAGAAGTCCTAGTTACCACTTACTCAGGACGAATATTTGGCTTGACTACCAGGTCCCCTGGACTTCTAGAAGTTGATCAAAACGAAGGGATAGTAAAACTGAAAGCAGAAATCCAACAGTTACAAGATAAGCTTAACGAAGAGAAAGAAGCAGCCAATTTTACAGTTGATCCGCTCGCCCCGTTAATTTTATCAGTGAATCATAG AATGGTTTTGAACAAAGAAGATGCATCGTATTCACTTTCCATAGAGCTCGATACTCCTATTGATAACATTTTGGTGCAATCAGACACCCCGATAGAATTGTTGGATGTTGAAAGTAATAGTGCAGTTGTGAGCCTTTCTGCCTGTAACCCAAAGGATGGTAATTTTGTTCTTGCCACCTACCGTTGTCAA gTAAACATTAATCATCTCGAAATGAGAATAAGAACTATTGAAGGTCAGTCAGGTACCTTGCAAATCTACGTAACTTCACag GTACAGccaaaatgttgtcgcaaaatATCAATACCCATATGCGCTCTTTCACTTCACTCAAGACAATTCGAAGATGAAAGTCCATTATCTCCTACTGGACCATTCAATGAATTAAAATTGATTGGGAGCTTCACAGTGGCTGAG ATGCATGCCTGGCTTTCTCTAACATTACCCAATGTATCTGAAAGACCTCACTTACAAGATGGTGAAGCCACTTTAACGTACATCTCATCCTTTGTGGGCTCAACTCTGAAATGCACTTATAA GAAAGGAAATGCAATTTTCTTTGGGGAGAATATATCGAGCATTATAATATTAAGAGACATATTGACCAGAGAAGCAACAAAGAGGAAAATTAAGTTAGATGTGTTTTGCG GTATTGCAGAAGGTAGCATATCCAGAGTACTGGAATTAATCCTCCCACGTTTGAACATTGCCTATGAGCTGACCACAAAGGTAAAAATTTTAAATGCGCTTGAGGAATGGGAATTGAAGGAGAATCCAAAAGAAAATCTGAGTTCAGAGTATCAAGAATTGCTCCAAAAGGAAACAGAGATTAAATCACAAATGGCAAAGGATAATGAAATTTTGGGGAGACTGCATGGAGTGATTACTGACCTTTACGTTGATTGGGAGAGAGCTAAACGATCTCGCAG AATTAATAGCAAGGATGCTGCCGAAAAACTTAGTGCAGCACTCGAAACAAGAGAAATGGCTCAGCTGTTACAAGTTTTTATAGATACAAGTAACACGGTACCCGCACCATCTTCAGCGACTTCAATTACCTAA